The Anderseniella sp. Alg231-50 genome segment ATTAGCGCGGCCTGCTGCAATCTCCACTTTTGCAACCTCACGCGTACGTTTGAACGCTCTTCGCATTTTTCGGAATTGTCGAGAAATTGAACTTTGTCTAATTGTTGCGCCGTTCTCGCTCAAGTTGAAACCGAGGTATTGCGCACCCTGTCCAGTCGGCAGTTTCGCTTTTGACAGATCAAACTCTGTTCGCTCAATCTTGTCTGGATTGAGGTCCAGTTTCTCGGCCTTCATCAGATCAACAATTTGGGTTTCGATAGAAGGGGCATCCTCGGGCCTACAGATGACCAAGATGTCATCTGAATAGCGTCGATATAGCGCTTCCAATTTGCTACAATAATCATTTGCAGCCTTATCAAAATCAAGCATGTAAAGGTTTGAAAGAACTGCACTGATCGGAGTACCTTGAGGAATGCCTTTGCCTGGCGTCGGGTTTGGGTGAAACGGTATTTTTTCAGATTTCAATTCTGACACCGATGCTATCACCCGTTGATCTCTCTTTTTCAAACGCGCACCAAAAACCGGGTGAGCTTTAAGCTGTTCCAGTGCGACAAATCGATATTTGGTGACATACCGGTAAATTTTATACCAGTCGGACGAGAGTTCCGATACTTCAAGTAATTGTTTGATGCGTGACTTCAGCAACTTGTGGTCCAGGTTGTCAAAAAACCCCGAAACATCAAATGCTAGAATCACAACAGGAGAATGAAGCTGGGCGAAGGCCATACTCTCTGCAGCGAAATTGTAATTCGCTTTCCCGAGAGAACGGTAGGCAATTACATTTTCCGACAGACCATATGCCTCATAACGTGCCTCCAATTTTTCGGCCAGGATTTCCGCGTAGTAAGTAAGAATGCACGCATCTCTGTGAGATGCGTACTTTATGGGCCGATCTTTAGTTACTATGATCGGCTTCTTAGCCTTGCCACTAGATTTGTAGCGCTTTTCTTGTTTCAGATAGTGAATCAGTGGGCAAAATGAATGCGAAGCAACGTGCTCCGGTTGCATTGCCTTGATGGCAAACGATTGCCCAACAGGAACGTCGAAATGTCGATAGCCACGCTTTTTGAACCAGGATGTCGAGCCCAATAATCAATACCCCGCAGAGTTCGGAGAATTAGCCCTTGACCCTGAGCCCCGGCCTAGACCGGACATTCTCCGAACGCACGCCATAATCTGCTAGTTTATTGTCCTAAAACTCTACACCGAACAATTCGCCAACACGGGTCTCTAAACGCGATATGGTACATTGAAATCGAAGAGGTACGAGCTATGCTCATTGTCTTAATTCAACTAATCTCAGTGATCTTAATGCCGGTAGGCATTGTTCATACTGATAACACAATTGAACTTGACTGCATCAACGATCCAACCAGCCGGCCAATTCCGGTGGCATATTGGTAAATGGTCGCAATAGACAGCTATTTCAAGAGTATTTGTTTGAATATATTTGATACAGTTATTCAATGACATTTGATATTGCAGGCAACATCAACTAGAGAACCGATTCCTCAGCCGTTTTGTCGAGGTATGAGCCTTAAGCATCGGATTTCCGTCGTCTAACTGCGCCTTATTGTGTGGATTCCAGCGCCTCGAAATTGACGGTTATTGATTTTTGGGAACTTCTTGGGAAAAGTTCCCAAAACAAAACAAGGCGAAAAACAGCTAAGTTATTGAAACAACTGGTGATCCCGGCAGGATTCGAACCTGCGACCATCAGCTTAGAAGGCTGGTGCTCTATCCAGCTGAGCTACGGGACCGTTGTTCAGCAGTTGTCGGCATTCTGTTTGCCGCAAGTGTGCGCGTCTCGCAAGTGTTAGATGTTTGTCAGACTAGTGCGTCCAGTTATCCGTCCGGCCCCAGCGGAAATTGTCGGCGTAGGACTTGGACTTGGCAGACGGTTTCTTCGGCTCGATGACCTGGTAGGCGTGGCCTTTGCGCCTGGCGTAGTTTTCCGCCTCCTCGCGCGTGGCGAAGGTCAGCTTCAACTGCTGCTTCATGTCACCGGATGAGGTCCAGCCCATCAGCGGGTCGGTTTCGCGCGGCGCTTCTGCCTCGAATTCCAGCACCCAGTTTTTCGTCTTGGCCTTGCCGGACTGCATGGCATTGCGGGTAGGCTGGTAAATGCGTGCAGGCATGATGTCGCCTCAAGTGTTGCCGGTTGGCTTCAAACTCGTTTCAGGGCCGACCGGTGGTCGGAGCGGAGAGATTCGAACTCCCGACCCTCTGGTCCCAAACCAGATGCGCTACCAGGCTGCGCTACGCTCCGAATGCCGTTGCCGGACTAATCATCCCTGACTGGTGAGAGGGTGGTTACAGGAAAACACACCTGCTCGGCAAGGGGGTAAGTGTCCAGATCAGGACGATTTTTCCGAATTGGCCAAAACTCTCAAAATGACCGTTATCGGAGCTGCGCTAGTTGACGTTAAAAAACCGGTGTTTCAGCCGGCTGCCCGGCCTGATGCCGAGCGCTGCAGCCGTACCGGCAACAAGTTCCATCACGGCGGACACTTCCCGTCCCGCACTAAGCACCTCCAGTGACTGCGGGACCGTGTTGGCCTGAACATGCACAACGGTGCCGTCAGCGGTAACGAACAGCATGTCGAGAGAAATATAGGTGTTGCGCATCCACATGGAGATAACGCGAGGGCTCGGCCAGTGAAACAGCATGGCCTCGCGCTTGCCCATGGAGCGGCGAAACATCAGCCCGCGCGAGCGAGTGTCATCACTGGTGGCCATTTCCGTGGCAAATGCAATGTCACCACTGTCGGTGGTAACGATCACCTGCTCAACCGGCAGGCGAACCACCTCTTCCGAGGCCTGCGACTGCGCCATGAAGGCAGCAATGAACAGCGTTGCGATGAATGCAAACGCCAAACCCGGCATCACATGCCCTGCCGGTCGCATCAGACGGGGGATCAATTCGTGCCAGGCAACCGGTCGTCATCAAGGGTGAGACGAACTTCGGCAGCCATTTTTCCCTTGGCGCCGTCACCAAAACGGACATAGACCCACTGGTCGGGTTCAATTTCGGCGATTGCGGTTTTGCGCAGCACTTCCATATGAATGAAGATGTCGGGCTGGCCTTCGCCTTCGCTGGCGAACCCGAAGCCGCGGGTCCGGTTGAACCACTTGACCTTCACACGGGTCCAGTCACTGCCGGCCTCGACATGCTGATGGGTGCGCGGGACGCGCTCGACCGGGTGGATTGCAGTGGTGGTGTCCACGTCCAGCACACGCAGGCACTGGATGCCCTTCTGGCGCTGCACCGCTTCGCAAACCACACGCGTGCCTTCCAGCGGTGCATCGAAACCATCGCGTTTGAGACAACTCAAATGCAGCAGGACATCGGGGATGCCGCTATCGGGTATGATGAAACCGTAGCCGCGCGCCACGTCAAACCATTTGACGAAGCCTGCAACCTCGAAAATTTCGACATTGGATTCTAGCTCTGATAGTGACGACTGGCGCACTTTTCCGGTCTGCGCCGGTGTGTTGTTTGTTACTTCAGCCCCATCGTCCACTGGCCCGCCATCACCAGCCATAATACCTGCTCCTAACCTCTTACTCAGTCCGC includes the following:
- a CDS encoding reverse transcriptase/maturase family protein, with the translated sequence MGSTSWFKKRGYRHFDVPVGQSFAIKAMQPEHVASHSFCPLIHYLKQEKRYKSSGKAKKPIIVTKDRPIKYASHRDACILTYYAEILAEKLEARYEAYGLSENVIAYRSLGKANYNFAAESMAFAQLHSPVVILAFDVSGFFDNLDHKLLKSRIKQLLEVSELSSDWYKIYRYVTKYRFVALEQLKAHPVFGARLKKRDQRVIASVSELKSEKIPFHPNPTPGKGIPQGTPISAVLSNLYMLDFDKAANDYCSKLEALYRRYSDDILVICRPEDAPSIETQIVDLMKAEKLDLNPDKIERTEFDLSKAKLPTGQGAQYLGFNLSENGATIRQSSISRQFRKMRRAFKRTREVAKVEIAAGRANKVWTKKLRRRFTGLQFRNFSSYGRRSAVVFGKDEKIVKQIRRFERAVERELQKLSEL
- a CDS encoding NADH dehydrogenase ubiquinone Fe-S protein 4, translating into MPARIYQPTRNAMQSGKAKTKNWVLEFEAEAPRETDPLMGWTSSGDMKQQLKLTFATREEAENYARRKGHAYQVIEPKKPSAKSKSYADNFRWGRTDNWTH
- a CDS encoding DUF192 domain-containing protein, whose protein sequence is MPGLAFAFIATLFIAAFMAQSQASEEVVRLPVEQVIVTTDSGDIAFATEMATSDDTRSRGLMFRRSMGKREAMLFHWPSPRVISMWMRNTYISLDMLFVTADGTVVHVQANTVPQSLEVLSAGREVSAVMELVAGTAAALGIRPGSRLKHRFFNVN
- a CDS encoding cold shock domain-containing protein; this encodes MAGDGGPVDDGAEVTNNTPAQTGKVRQSSLSELESNVEIFEVAGFVKWFDVARGYGFIIPDSGIPDVLLHLSCLKRDGFDAPLEGTRVVCEAVQRQKGIQCLRVLDVDTTTAIHPVERVPRTHQHVEAGSDWTRVKVKWFNRTRGFGFASEGEGQPDIFIHMEVLRKTAIAEIEPDQWVYVRFGDGAKGKMAAEVRLTLDDDRLPGTN